One Jannaschia sp. GRR-S6-38 genomic window carries:
- a CDS encoding YcbK family protein — protein sequence MKARAPALTRRGLLGAFAATAVTAAPTYANAVGFLRGAGDVRRLSMHNARTGESMNTIYWIEGEYIRDAMNEISFFFRDWRRNEVKPIDNRTLDIIAATHNLVDAREPFLLLSGYRSPATNAALRSRSGGVARNSLHLKGQAADLRLSSRSVSQVARAAASCGAGGVGKYSGSNFTHVDCGQVRSWGR from the coding sequence ATGAAGGCGCGTGCGCCCGCTCTGACGCGGCGTGGACTCCTCGGTGCGTTCGCCGCGACGGCGGTCACGGCGGCACCGACCTACGCCAACGCGGTCGGGTTCCTGCGCGGCGCCGGCGACGTCCGCCGGCTCAGCATGCACAACGCCCGCACCGGCGAGAGCATGAACACGATCTACTGGATCGAGGGCGAGTATATCCGCGACGCGATGAACGAGATCAGCTTCTTCTTCCGCGACTGGCGTCGCAACGAGGTCAAGCCGATCGACAATCGCACGCTCGACATCATCGCCGCGACCCACAACCTCGTCGACGCGCGCGAGCCGTTCCTGCTGCTGTCGGGCTATCGCTCGCCGGCGACGAACGCGGCTCTGCGCAGCCGGTCGGGCGGGGTGGCGCGCAACTCGCTGCACCTCAAGGGTCAGGCCGCCGATCTGCGGCTCAGCTCCCGCTCGGTCAGCCAGGTGGCACGCGCCGCGGCCAGCTGCGGCGCGGGCGGGGTCGGAAAATATTCCGGCTCGAACTTCACCCATGTCGATTGCGGCCAGGTGCGCAGCTGGGGTCGCTGA
- a CDS encoding L,D-transpeptidase family protein produces the protein MILRPTAAVLALLLATAPAFAKPLVTPFKQAVAQAAAEDESIAAFYRARDFAPIWMGEGAEHRRAAFLWALDAAHDHGLPEGRYDAATIRAEFAAAATGSERGLLEVEMTRRFLRYAQDVSSGVLDPRQVDRGIVVDLPRRDWLEQITAFTEGDPYAFVQGLWPTSPAYTRLLREKLRLEEARAAGGWGDAVPGGGLEPGDQGEAVIALRNRLIRMGYLRRSAVAVYDAEMEAAVRAFQIDHGLSPDGQAGAATLAAVNVPLADRMGQILVGLERQRWMNKELEPRHILVNLAEQHAYVVDDGKVTFDTVVVVGADTPDRRTPEFSDTMTHMVINPTWNVPRSITVNEYLPVLRRGGARHLQVYGRNGPVNRALIDFSRYNASNFPFSLKQPPGPKNALGRVKFMFPNRYNIYLHDTPSRSLFARDLRTFSHGCVRVARPLELAYHLLAPQTADPVGDFSAVLNAGRERRVNLEQPIGVHLVYWSAWVTPTGRVNYRGDPYGRDARVLDALRAAGVELDAERS, from the coding sequence ATGATCCTCAGACCGACCGCCGCGGTGCTGGCGCTGCTGCTGGCCACCGCGCCCGCCTTCGCGAAACCGCTGGTCACGCCCTTCAAGCAGGCGGTGGCCCAGGCCGCCGCGGAAGACGAATCGATCGCCGCCTTCTATCGCGCCCGCGATTTCGCCCCGATCTGGATGGGCGAGGGGGCCGAGCATCGGCGCGCGGCCTTCCTCTGGGCGTTAGACGCCGCTCATGATCACGGGCTGCCCGAGGGCCGCTATGACGCCGCGACGATCCGCGCCGAATTCGCCGCCGCAGCCACCGGGTCCGAGCGCGGCCTGCTGGAAGTCGAGATGACGCGGCGCTTCCTGCGCTATGCCCAGGACGTGAGCTCGGGCGTGCTGGACCCGCGCCAGGTGGATCGTGGGATCGTGGTCGATCTGCCGCGTCGCGACTGGCTGGAGCAGATCACCGCCTTCACCGAGGGCGACCCTTACGCCTTCGTGCAGGGCCTCTGGCCGACATCACCCGCCTATACCCGCCTCCTGCGCGAGAAGCTGCGGCTGGAGGAGGCGCGCGCCGCGGGCGGCTGGGGCGACGCGGTGCCGGGCGGCGGGCTCGAACCCGGCGACCAGGGCGAGGCGGTCATCGCGCTGCGCAACCGGCTGATCCGCATGGGCTATCTGCGTCGCTCGGCCGTGGCTGTCTACGACGCCGAGATGGAGGCCGCCGTGCGCGCCTTCCAGATCGATCACGGGCTCAGCCCCGACGGCCAAGCAGGCGCGGCCACGCTGGCCGCGGTGAACGTGCCGCTGGCCGACCGGATGGGCCAGATCCTCGTCGGGCTCGAGCGCCAGCGCTGGATGAACAAGGAACTGGAGCCGCGCCACATCCTGGTGAACCTGGCCGAGCAACACGCCTATGTCGTCGATGACGGCAAGGTCACCTTCGACACCGTCGTCGTGGTCGGTGCCGACACGCCCGACCGCCGCACGCCCGAGTTCAGCGACACGATGACCCATATGGTCATCAATCCCACCTGGAACGTCCCGCGCTCGATCACCGTCAACGAATACCTGCCCGTCCTGCGCCGGGGCGGGGCGCGGCACCTGCAGGTCTATGGCCGCAACGGCCCGGTGAACCGCGCGCTGATCGATTTCAGCCGCTACAACGCGTCGAACTTCCCCTTCAGCCTGAAGCAGCCGCCGGGGCCGAAGAACGCGCTGGGGCGGGTGAAGTTCATGTTCCCGAACCGCTACAACATCTACCTGCACGACACGCCGTCGCGCAGCCTCTTCGCGCGCGACCTGCGGACCTTCAGCCATGGCTGCGTCCGCGTGGCCCGCCCCCTCGAGCTGGCCTATCACCTGCTCGCGCCGCAGACCGCCGACCCCGTGGGCGACTTCAGCGCCGTCCTGAATGCCGGGCGCGAGCGGCGGGTGAACCTGGAGCAGCCGATCGGCGTGCATCTCGTCTACTGGTCGGCCTGGGTGACGCCCACCGGGCGCGTGAATTATCGCGGCGATCCCTATGGCCGCGACGCACGCGTGCTCGACGCGCTTCGCGCTGCCGGGGTGGAACTGGACGCGGAGCGGAGTTAA
- the lpxD gene encoding UDP-3-O-(3-hydroxymyristoyl)glucosamine N-acyltransferase: MFTLQQIAETLGRPVEGDGTLRFARAAEPDAAGPDDLALAMSPAYGDALRAGQARAAILWDGADWKGFGLKGAVLVPRARLAMASITAALDPGPRLPEGVHPSAVVDASAALGPGARIGPFVTIGADVRIGANARIGAGCAIGDGVVIGDDALLQPRVVLCERVVIGDRFIAQPGVVIGGDGFSFVTPEESGVERARKTLGDQGDIREQAWTRIHSLGAVRIGDDVEIGANTTIDRGTVADTVIGRGTKIDNLVMIGHNNVVGEDCLFCSMVGVAGGCTIGDRVVLAGKVGVNDNITVGNDVVAGGGTKIFTRVAAGEVILGYPATKMDTNMAMYRALRRLPRLSEQVAELRKTVAGLVPGKRDE, translated from the coding sequence ATGTTCACGCTTCAGCAGATCGCCGAGACGCTCGGCCGTCCCGTCGAGGGCGATGGCACGCTCCGCTTCGCGCGCGCCGCCGAGCCGGACGCGGCCGGGCCCGACGACCTGGCGCTGGCGATGTCGCCCGCCTATGGCGACGCGCTGCGCGCGGGCCAGGCGCGGGCGGCGATCCTGTGGGATGGCGCCGACTGGAAGGGCTTCGGGCTGAAGGGCGCGGTGCTCGTGCCGCGGGCGCGGCTGGCCATGGCCAGCATCACGGCGGCCCTCGATCCCGGGCCGCGCCTGCCGGAGGGCGTCCACCCCAGTGCGGTCGTCGATGCCAGCGCCGCGCTGGGCCCGGGCGCGCGGATCGGGCCCTTCGTGACGATCGGGGCCGATGTGCGCATCGGTGCGAATGCCCGGATCGGGGCGGGATGCGCCATCGGCGACGGCGTTGTCATCGGCGATGATGCGCTGCTGCAGCCCCGCGTGGTGCTGTGCGAGCGCGTCGTGATCGGCGACCGGTTCATCGCGCAGCCCGGCGTCGTGATCGGCGGCGACGGGTTCAGCTTCGTCACCCCCGAGGAGTCGGGCGTCGAGCGGGCTCGGAAGACCTTGGGCGATCAGGGTGATATCCGCGAACAGGCTTGGACACGGATCCATTCGCTGGGCGCGGTCCGCATCGGCGACGATGTCGAGATCGGGGCGAATACCACCATCGACCGCGGCACCGTGGCCGACACCGTGATCGGGCGGGGCACCAAGATCGATAACCTCGTGATGATCGGACACAACAACGTCGTGGGCGAGGACTGCCTGTTCTGCTCGATGGTCGGGGTGGCCGGCGGCTGCACCATCGGCGACCGCGTCGTGCTGGCCGGGAAGGTGGGCGTCAACGACAACATCACGGTCGGGAATGACGTGGTGGCCGGCGGCGGCACCAAGATCTTCACCCGCGTCGCGGCAGGCGAGGTGATCCTGGGCTACCCGGCCACGAAGATGGACACCAACATGGCGATGTACCGCGCGCTGCGCCGCCTGCCGCGCCTGTCGGAGCAGGTGGCCGAGTTGCGCAAGACCGTGGCCGGTCTGGTGCCGGGCAAGCGCGATGAGTGA
- a CDS encoding acyl carrier protein, translating into MSDDTRARVHAILAEQAMIDPADVTDDQSLGEIGIDSMGVVEAIFAIEEAFDIRVPFNANAPEASGFDISSVGAVVDAVARLRAEQAG; encoded by the coding sequence ATGAGTGACGACACCCGCGCACGCGTTCACGCGATCCTGGCCGAGCAGGCGATGATCGACCCAGCCGACGTCACCGACGACCAGAGCCTCGGCGAGATCGGCATCGACTCGATGGGCGTGGTCGAGGCGATCTTCGCGATCGAGGAGGCGTTCGACATCCGCGTGCCCTTCAACGCGAACGCGCCCGAGGCCTCGGGCTTCGACATCTCGTCAGTGGGGGCGGTGGTCGATGCCGTGGCGCGGCTGAGGGCCGAGCAGGCCGGATGA
- a CDS encoding beta-ketoacyl-[acyl-carrier-protein] synthase family protein yields the protein MRRVVVTGAGTVNALGRDVPATLTAMRDGRSAIGALELRDLDRLDIRIGAQVKGFDPGAHFDRGQLTLFDRYTQFAVLAAREAMAQAAPGLSEGDALRAGVILGTSGGGLQTQDDNYRAVYEAGKNRVHPFTVPKLMNSAAAAHLSMEWGLKGPSFTVSSACASSNHAIAQAALAIRAGQADVMLTGGAEAMLCFGGVKAWEGLRVMSRDTCRPFCATRSGMVQGEGAAVFVLEDYERARARGAEILAEIAGAAMSSDAADIVQPAQDGAARAMAGALRDAGLAAEDVGYVNAHGTGTTANDRVETAAIREVFGPAADRLAVSSTKAMHGHCIGATGAIELLACLMALREGVIAPTANWQAADPACDLDVVPNTARRSPVRACLSNAFAFGGMNAVLALKAV from the coding sequence ATGAGGCGCGTCGTCGTGACCGGCGCGGGGACGGTCAACGCGCTGGGCCGCGACGTGCCCGCGACGCTGACGGCCATGCGGGACGGGCGCTCGGCCATCGGGGCGCTGGAGCTGCGCGATCTTGACCGGCTGGACATCCGCATCGGCGCGCAGGTGAAGGGCTTCGACCCGGGCGCGCATTTCGACCGGGGCCAGCTGACGCTGTTCGACCGCTACACGCAATTCGCCGTGCTGGCCGCGCGCGAGGCGATGGCGCAGGCCGCGCCGGGCTTGAGCGAAGGGGACGCGCTGCGCGCCGGCGTGATCCTGGGCACCTCGGGCGGCGGGTTGCAGACCCAGGACGACAATTACCGCGCCGTCTACGAGGCCGGGAAGAACCGCGTCCATCCCTTCACCGTGCCGAAGCTGATGAACTCCGCCGCGGCCGCGCATCTGTCGATGGAATGGGGGCTGAAGGGGCCGTCCTTCACGGTCTCCTCGGCCTGCGCCTCGTCGAACCACGCCATCGCCCAGGCGGCGCTGGCGATCCGGGCGGGGCAGGCCGACGTGATGCTGACGGGCGGGGCCGAGGCGATGCTGTGTTTCGGCGGCGTGAAGGCCTGGGAGGGGCTGCGCGTCATGTCGCGCGATACCTGCCGGCCCTTCTGCGCCACGCGCTCAGGCATGGTGCAGGGCGAAGGCGCGGCGGTCTTTGTGTTGGAGGACTACGAGCGCGCCCGCGCGCGCGGGGCCGAGATCCTGGCGGAAATCGCGGGCGCGGCCATGTCGTCGGACGCCGCCGATATCGTGCAGCCCGCGCAGGACGGCGCGGCGCGGGCGATGGCGGGGGCGTTGCGCGACGCGGGCCTCGCCGCGGAGGATGTCGGATACGTGAATGCCCACGGCACCGGGACGACGGCGAATGACCGGGTCGAGACGGCGGCCATCCGGGAGGTCTTCGGCCCCGCCGCCGACCGGCTGGCGGTCAGCTCGACCAAGGCGATGCACGGCCATTGCATCGGCGCGACCGGCGCGATCGAGCTTCTGGCCTGCCTGATGGCGCTGCGCGAGGGCGTGATCGCGCCGACGGCGAACTGGCAGGCGGCGGACCCGGCTTGCGACCTCGATGTGGTCCCGAACACGGCGCGCCGGAGCCCGGTGCGGGCCTGCCTTTCCAACGCCTTCGCCTTCGGGGGCATGAACGCGGTGTTGGCGCTGAAAGCGGTCTGA
- a CDS encoding invasion associated locus B family protein, with amino-acid sequence MMALQPNATRFATIFALTAALAMPALAQDEGAPAEAPAAEQPAPTPAPAAPGGGLATGEAVGAAGGTGPEIYVREEHGAWEVRCLRAPEGQTDPCQLFQRLEDQNGNPTADINFFDLPDGNELVAGATVLTPLQTLLTAQVQLSVDGGQPRRYPFSFCDAQGCYSRMGFNAADIEAFKRGASATLVVVPALAPDQPAQLTMSLSGFTAGYAAIEVANPE; translated from the coding sequence ATGATGGCCCTGCAACCGAACGCCACCCGTTTCGCGACGATCTTCGCCCTGACCGCCGCCCTCGCGATGCCCGCCCTCGCGCAGGACGAGGGCGCCCCCGCCGAGGCGCCCGCCGCCGAACAGCCCGCCCCGACCCCGGCCCCGGCCGCGCCGGGCGGTGGCCTGGCGACCGGTGAGGCGGTCGGCGCGGCCGGCGGCACCGGCCCCGAGATCTATGTCCGCGAGGAGCACGGCGCCTGGGAGGTCCGCTGCCTGCGCGCCCCCGAGGGCCAGACCGATCCCTGCCAGCTGTTCCAGCGGCTCGAGGATCAGAACGGCAACCCGACCGCGGATATCAACTTCTTCGACCTGCCCGATGGCAACGAGCTGGTCGCGGGCGCGACCGTTCTGACGCCGCTGCAGACGCTGCTGACCGCGCAGGTCCAGCTCAGCGTCGATGGCGGCCAGCCGCGCCGCTACCCGTTCAGCTTCTGCGACGCGCAGGGCTGCTACTCGCGCATGGGCTTCAACGCCGCCGATATCGAGGCGTTCAAGCGCGGCGCCAGCGCGACGCTGGTCGTCGTGCCGGCGCTGGCCCCCGATCAGCCGGCGCAGCTGACCATGTCGCTCTCGGGCTTCACCGCGGGCTACGCCGCCATCGAGGTCGCCAACCCCGAGTGA
- a CDS encoding helicase HerA-like domain-containing protein — MDDTTGIFIGGGGPDYGTPQHLRLDYANRHGLIAGATGTGKTVTLQILAQGFSDAGVPVFLSDVKGDLSGMAMPGTSEHKLHAPFMERAGKIGLHLAYREAPVTFWDLYGEQGHPVRTTISEMGPLLLARLMEMTDAQEGVLNIAFRVADEQGLALLDLKDLQSLLVWVGENRKDLSLRYGNVSTASVGAIQRSLLQLEGQGGAQLFGEPALELADLFRHDPDGRGMVNILAADRLMGSPRLYATFLLWLLSELFEELPEVGDPEKPKLVFFFDEAHLLFDDAPKALVDKVEQVARLIRSKGVGVYFVTQNPEDIPEDILGQLGNRVQHALRAFTAKDRTALRQAAQNYRENPRFEIEDAIREVGVGEAVTSLLERKGIPGVAERTLIRPPASQLGPITPGERRRVLGGSGIDGKYEAEVDRESAFEVLAARAETAAKEAEAAERAEAEAETAEREYRAGRRYSGERVGRSTARRSGRGDSVGEAFAKSFARSLGTRAGRSLVRGVLGGLFRGR; from the coding sequence ATGGACGACACGACGGGGATCTTCATCGGGGGCGGCGGCCCCGATTACGGCACGCCGCAGCACCTGCGGCTGGACTATGCCAACCGCCACGGGCTGATCGCGGGCGCCACCGGAACCGGCAAGACGGTCACGTTGCAGATCCTCGCGCAGGGTTTCTCGGATGCGGGTGTGCCGGTCTTCCTGTCGGACGTGAAGGGCGACCTGTCGGGCATGGCGATGCCGGGCACGTCCGAGCACAAGCTCCATGCCCCCTTCATGGAGCGGGCCGGCAAGATCGGGCTGCACCTCGCCTATCGCGAGGCGCCGGTGACCTTCTGGGATCTTTACGGCGAGCAGGGCCATCCGGTCCGAACAACGATCAGCGAGATGGGGCCGCTTCTGCTGGCGCGGCTGATGGAGATGACCGACGCGCAGGAGGGCGTACTCAACATCGCCTTCCGCGTGGCCGACGAGCAGGGGCTGGCGCTGCTGGATCTCAAGGACCTGCAGTCGCTGCTGGTCTGGGTGGGCGAGAACCGCAAGGATCTGAGCCTGCGCTACGGCAACGTCTCGACCGCCAGCGTGGGCGCGATCCAGCGCAGCCTGCTGCAGCTCGAGGGGCAGGGCGGCGCGCAGCTCTTCGGGGAGCCGGCGCTGGAGCTGGCCGACCTGTTCCGCCACGATCCGGACGGCCGCGGGATGGTCAACATCCTCGCCGCCGACCGGCTGATGGGCTCGCCGCGCCTCTATGCGACCTTCCTGCTGTGGCTGCTCTCGGAGCTCTTCGAGGAGCTGCCCGAGGTGGGCGACCCGGAGAAGCCGAAGCTCGTCTTCTTCTTCGACGAGGCGCATCTGCTCTTCGACGACGCTCCGAAGGCGCTGGTCGACAAGGTCGAGCAGGTCGCCCGGCTGATCCGCTCCAAGGGGGTGGGCGTCTATTTCGTGACGCAGAACCCCGAGGACATCCCCGAGGATATCCTGGGCCAGCTGGGCAACCGGGTGCAGCACGCGCTGCGCGCTTTCACCGCCAAGGACCGCACCGCGCTGCGCCAGGCGGCGCAGAATTACCGCGAGAACCCGCGCTTCGAGATCGAGGACGCGATTCGCGAGGTCGGGGTGGGCGAGGCCGTGACGTCGCTCCTGGAGCGGAAGGGCATTCCCGGCGTGGCCGAGCGCACGCTGATCCGCCCGCCCGCCTCGCAGCTGGGCCCGATCACGCCCGGCGAACGGCGGCGCGTGCTGGGCGGCAGCGGCATCGACGGCAAATACGAGGCGGAGGTGGACCGCGAGAGCGCGTTCGAGGTGCTGGCCGCGCGCGCCGAGACCGCCGCGAAGGAGGCCGAGGCCGCCGAGCGCGCCGAGGCGGAGGCCGAGACGGCGGAACGGGAATACCGCGCCGGGCGGCGCTACTCGGGCGAGCGGGTGGGGCGGTCCACCGCGCGCCGGTCGGGGCGGGGCGACAGCGTGGGCGAGGCCTTCGCCAAGTCCTTCGCGCGCTCGCTCGGCACGCGGGCGGGCCGGTCGCTGGTGCGCGGCGTGCTGGGCGGGCTGTTTCGCGGGCGATGA
- a CDS encoding GNAT family N-acetyltransferase yields the protein MSVTLRPPRPRDGMEIGAIHAEGLATGHASFRDLPHDWDSFQDAFALALVAERGGAVLGWAGISPTSDRAVYAGVGEVSTYVAAAAGGQGIGRHLLERLVTQSEAAGWWTLVAQIFPENTASLRLHERCGFARLGLRKRLGRMSHGPMARQWRDVVMLERRSRVAGR from the coding sequence ATGAGCGTGACGCTGCGCCCGCCGCGGCCGCGGGACGGGATGGAGATCGGCGCGATCCATGCCGAGGGGCTGGCGACCGGCCATGCCTCGTTTCGCGACCTGCCGCATGACTGGGACAGCTTCCAGGACGCCTTCGCGCTGGCGCTGGTCGCCGAGCGCGGCGGCGCGGTGCTGGGCTGGGCCGGGATCTCGCCCACCTCGGACCGCGCGGTCTACGCGGGGGTGGGCGAGGTCAGCACCTATGTCGCGGCCGCGGCAGGGGGGCAGGGGATCGGGCGGCACCTGCTGGAACGGCTGGTGACCCAGAGCGAGGCGGCGGGCTGGTGGACGCTGGTCGCGCAGATCTTTCCGGAGAACACCGCGAGCCTGCGCCTGCACGAGCGCTGCGGCTTCGCGCGGCTGGGACTGCGCAAGCGGCTGGGCCGCATGTCGCACGGGCCGATGGCGCGGCAATGGCGCGATGTCGTGATGCTGGAGCGGCGCAGCCGCGTGGCGGGGCGCTGA
- a CDS encoding acyl-CoA dehydrogenase family protein codes for MNHEVTNQPPPVPDLDLADDAALCDALARAGGDPAALSSFGDAAGRAETRELARLANENRPVLHSHDRYGHRIDRVEFHPAYHELMGLGLETGRVAAAAWTGEGRAGHIARLYLMTQAEAGVVCPMSMTHAAMPVLAAAGLEDWAAGVRAARYDPRHLPAPEKEGLTLGMAMTEKQGGSDVRANTTTARPDGDWWVLDGHKWFCSAPMSDGFLTLAQGPEGLSCFLVPRVLPEGRAQGMRIMRLKDKMGDRANASSEIEYHGARAIAVGPPGRGIATIIAMVAETRLDCVAGSAGGMRAALREALWHVAHRRAFQRRLIDQPAMRVLMADLCLEVEAAVALSLRGAALMDAGDPLARVAVPAAKYWVCKRQVGVVHEALEAHGGAGYVEEAPMGRLFRAAPLNAVWEGSGNVIALDLLRALRDPAVTDAVAERFAALRGLHPALDAHLAGFDHAPDEADARGFAERLALGFQAEALSEGDPAVFEAFCVARLGGTGLAYGGAEVPHTERLIERAMPAAALG; via the coding sequence ATGAACCACGAGGTCACGAACCAGCCGCCGCCCGTGCCGGACCTGGATCTGGCGGACGACGCCGCTTTGTGCGACGCGCTGGCGCGGGCCGGGGGCGACCCCGCCGCCCTGTCGTCGTTCGGGGATGCCGCGGGCCGGGCGGAGACGCGAGAGCTGGCGCGGCTCGCCAACGAGAACCGGCCCGTCCTGCACAGCCATGACCGCTACGGCCACCGGATCGACCGGGTCGAGTTCCACCCCGCCTATCACGAGCTGATGGGGCTGGGGCTGGAGACGGGTCGCGTCGCCGCCGCGGCCTGGACGGGCGAGGGACGGGCGGGCCATATCGCGCGGCTCTACCTGATGACCCAGGCCGAGGCGGGCGTGGTCTGTCCGATGTCGATGACCCATGCCGCCATGCCGGTGCTGGCGGCGGCGGGGCTGGAGGATTGGGCCGCGGGCGTCCGCGCCGCGCGCTACGACCCGCGCCACCTGCCCGCGCCCGAGAAGGAAGGCCTGACGCTCGGCATGGCGATGACCGAGAAGCAGGGCGGCTCGGACGTGCGGGCTAACACGACGACGGCGCGCCCCGATGGCGATTGGTGGGTGCTGGACGGGCATAAATGGTTCTGCTCGGCCCCGATGTCGGACGGGTTCCTGACGCTGGCCCAGGGCCCCGAGGGGTTGTCCTGTTTCCTCGTGCCGCGGGTCCTGCCGGAGGGCCGGGCGCAGGGCATGCGCATCATGCGGCTGAAGGACAAGATGGGCGACCGGGCCAACGCCTCCTCCGAGATCGAGTATCACGGCGCCCGCGCCATCGCCGTCGGCCCGCCCGGGCGCGGCATCGCGACGATCATCGCAATGGTGGCCGAGACGCGGCTCGATTGCGTGGCGGGGTCGGCCGGGGGGATGCGCGCGGCGCTGCGCGAGGCGCTCTGGCATGTCGCGCATCGCCGGGCCTTCCAGCGCCGGCTGATCGACCAACCCGCGATGCGGGTGCTGATGGCCGATCTCTGCCTCGAGGTCGAGGCGGCGGTGGCGCTGTCGCTGCGGGGGGCGGCCCTGATGGATGCGGGGGACCCGCTGGCCCGCGTCGCGGTGCCGGCGGCGAAATACTGGGTCTGCAAGCGGCAGGTGGGCGTGGTGCACGAGGCGCTCGAGGCGCATGGCGGCGCGGGCTATGTCGAGGAGGCGCCGATGGGCCGGCTGTTCCGGGCGGCGCCGCTCAACGCGGTCTGGGAGGGTTCGGGCAACGTCATCGCGCTCGACCTTCTGCGCGCGCTGCGGGATCCGGCCGTGACCGACGCCGTGGCGGAGCGGTTCGCGGCCCTGCGCGGTCTGCATCCGGCGCTGGATGCGCATCTCGCGGGCTTCGACCACGCGCCGGACGAGGCCGATGCCCGCGGCTTCGCCGAACGGCTGGCGCTGGGATTCCAGGCGGAGGCCCTGTCGGAGGGTGATCCGGCCGTGTTCGAGGCGTTCTGCGTCGCCCGGCTGGGCGGGACCGGTCTGGCCTATGGCGGGGCCGAGGTGCCGCATACCGAGCGGCTGATCGAGCGGGCGATGCCGGCGGCGGCGCTGGGCTGA
- the guaA gene encoding glutamine-hydrolyzing GMP synthase — protein sequence MQAATEHQRLLIVDFGSQVTQLIARRLRELNVYCEIWPFQRVTPESLREFAPRAVILSGGPASVPEAGSPRPPAEIFELGVPILGICYGQQVMQQMLGGRVTRGEGTAEFGRAWVSPEGKLDLLEGWFDGLEATGREQVWMSHGDHVAELAPGFEVFGTSPGAPFAITADTARHFYAVQFHPEVHHTPKGARLYENFIRIAGFDGDWTMAGYREQAVQAIRDQVGDAKVICGLSGGVDSSVAAVLIHEAIGDQLTCVFVDHGLLRQGEADEVVTMFRDHYNMPLIHADERELFLGELEGQSDPETKRKIIGKLFIDVFQKHAGEVGGAKFLAQGTLYPDVIESVSFSGGPSVTIKSHHNVGGLPEKMGLKLVEPLRELFKDEVRALGRELGLPPSFIGRHPFPGPGLAIRCPGEITREKLDILRRADAVYIDQIRRHGLYDEIWQAFVAILPVRTVGVMGDGRTYDFACALRAVTSVDGMTADYYPFTHEFLGETATRIINEVPGINRVTYDITSKPPGTIEWE from the coding sequence ATGCAAGCCGCCACCGAACACCAGCGCCTCCTGATCGTCGATTTCGGCAGCCAGGTGACGCAGCTCATCGCCCGCCGCCTGCGCGAGCTGAACGTCTATTGCGAGATCTGGCCTTTCCAGCGCGTGACGCCGGAGAGCCTGCGCGAATTCGCCCCCCGCGCCGTCATCCTCTCGGGCGGCCCGGCCTCCGTGCCCGAGGCGGGCTCACCCCGCCCGCCGGCCGAGATCTTCGAGCTGGGCGTCCCGATCCTCGGGATCTGCTACGGCCAGCAGGTCATGCAGCAGATGCTGGGCGGTCGCGTCACGCGCGGCGAGGGTACCGCGGAGTTCGGGCGCGCCTGGGTGTCGCCCGAGGGCAAGCTCGACCTGCTGGAGGGCTGGTTCGACGGGCTGGAAGCCACGGGCCGCGAACAGGTCTGGATGAGCCATGGCGACCACGTCGCCGAACTCGCCCCCGGCTTCGAGGTGTTCGGCACCTCGCCCGGCGCGCCCTTCGCCATCACCGCCGACACGGCGCGCCATTTCTACGCCGTGCAATTCCACCCGGAGGTGCATCACACCCCAAAGGGCGCGCGGCTTTACGAGAACTTCATCCGCATCGCCGGGTTCGACGGCGACTGGACGATGGCGGGCTACCGCGAACAGGCCGTGCAGGCGATCCGCGACCAGGTGGGCGACGCCAAGGTGATCTGCGGGTTGTCGGGCGGCGTCGACAGCTCGGTCGCCGCGGTCCTGATCCACGAGGCGATCGGCGACCAGCTCACTTGCGTCTTCGTCGATCACGGCCTCCTGCGGCAGGGCGAGGCCGACGAGGTCGTGACCATGTTCCGCGACCATTACAACATGCCGCTGATCCATGCCGACGAGCGCGAGCTGTTCCTGGGCGAGCTGGAGGGCCAGTCCGACCCCGAGACGAAGCGCAAGATCATCGGCAAGCTTTTCATCGACGTGTTCCAGAAACACGCGGGCGAGGTCGGCGGCGCGAAGTTCCTCGCGCAGGGCACGCTCTATCCGGACGTGATCGAGTCGGTGTCCTTCAGCGGCGGGCCCTCGGTCACCATCAAGTCGCATCACAACGTGGGCGGCCTGCCCGAGAAGATGGGCCTGAAGCTCGTCGAGCCGCTGCGCGAGCTCTTCAAGGACGAGGTGCGCGCGCTGGGCCGCGAGCTGGGCCTGCCGCCCAGCTTCATCGGCCGCCACCCCTTCCCTGGCCCCGGCCTCGCCATCCGCTGCCCAGGCGAGATCACGCGCGAGAAGCTCGACATCCTGCGCCGCGCCGATGCCGTCTATATCGACCAGATCCGCCGGCACGGCCTCTATGACGAGATCTGGCAGGCCTTCGTCGCCATCCTGCCCGTCCGCACCGTGGGCGTCATGGGCGACGGCCGCACCTACGACTTCGCCTGCGCGCTGCGCGCGGTGACCAGCGTCGACGGCATGACGGCCGACTACTATCCATTCACTCACGAATTCCTCGGCGAGACGGCGACCCGGATCATCAACGAAGTTCCGGGCATCAACCGCGTCACCTACGACATCACCTCGAAGCCGCCGGGCACGATCGAATGGGAATGA